A window from Carassius auratus strain Wakin chromosome 48, ASM336829v1, whole genome shotgun sequence encodes these proteins:
- the LOC113065652 gene encoding elongation of very long chain fatty acids protein 4 encodes METVIHFVNDSVEFYKWSLTIADKRVEEWPMMSSPLPTLGISVLYLLFLWAGPLYMQSREPFLLRKTLIVYNFSMVLLNFYICKELLLGSRAARYSYLCQPVNYSNDVNEVRIASALWWYYISKGVEFLDTVFFIMRKKFNQVSFLHVYHHCTMFILWWIGIKWVPGGQSFFGATINSGIHVLMYGYYGLAAFGPKIQKYLWWKKYLTIIQMIQFHVTIGHAAHSLYTDCPFPAWMQWALIGYAVTFIILFANFYYQTYRRQPRLKTAKSAINGVSNGTSKAPEVVENGKKQKKGKGKHD; translated from the exons ATGGAGACAGTCATTCACTTTGTGAATGACTCTGTAGAGTTTTATAAATGGAGCCTTACCATAGCAG ATAAGCGTGTGGAGGAATGGCCGATGATGTCATCTCCGCTCCCCACCCTGGGGATCAGCGTACTCTACCTGCTCTTCCTCTGGGCCGGACCCCTTTACATGCAGAGCCGGGAGCCTTTTCTGCTCAGAAAAACCCTCATTGTGTACAACTTCAGCATGGTGCTGCTTAACTTCTACATCTGCAAAGAG CTGCTCCTGGGCTCCAGAGCGGCCAGATACAGCTACCTCTGCCAGCCCGTGAACTACTCCAATGATGTGAATGAAGTCCGG ATAGCGTCAGCACTATGGTGGTACTACATCTCTAAGGGGGTGGAGTTTCTGGACACAGTGTTCTTCATCATGAGGAAGAAGTTTAATCAGGTCAGCTTTCTGCACGTCTATCACCACTGCACAATGTTCATCCTGTGGTGGATCGGCATCAAGTGGGTTCCTGGTGGACagt CTTTCTTTGGCGCTACGATTAACTCAGGCATTCATGTGCTGATGTACGGCTACTATGGCTTGGCAGCGTTCGGCCCAAAGATCCAGAAGTACCTGTGGTGGAAGAAATACCTCACTATTATTCAGATG ATCCAGTTCCACGTCACCATTGGCCATGCCGCTCATTCTCTCTACACGGACTGCCCATTCCCGGCCTGGATGCAgtgggctctgattggctacGCCGTCACGTTCATCATCCTGTTTGCCAATTTCTACTACCAGACCTACCGCCGCCAGCCACGCCTCAAGACGGCCAAATCTGCCATTAACGGCGTCTCCAATGGCACCAGTAAGGCACCGGAGGTCGTGGAAAATGGCAAGAAACaaaagaaaggaaaaggaaagCATGACTGA